In the genome of Syngnathoides biaculeatus isolate LvHL_M chromosome 14, ASM1980259v1, whole genome shotgun sequence, one region contains:
- the akap17a gene encoding A-kinase anchor protein 17A, producing the protein MQFGTMTTIVHDTTEAVCLSAEYNMYLKPIAKMTVSVTLPQLKLPGKSISNWEVMERVKAMVVPDQFSALRVSKSTMDFIRFEGEVENKMVVKSLLSRLDGKTIKLSGFTDVLKVRAVENKMDFPTRHDWDSFFRDAKDMNETLPGERPDTIHLEGLPCRWFSQKQSSFPDRPSEEVLIAVFQAFGQVRNVDIPMLDPYREEMLDKNFNTFSFGGHLNFEAYVQYREYCGFTKAMDTLRGMKLMLKGDDGKAVACNIKVTFDTTKHLGESAVKKRNLERLKLQELEKQREEQKRREKEEEERRKEQERKQKEQEEEERERKKEEKQRKREQKLQEREERRNMKRVRKQQEEEQKKLQMKIAMEERRLLLAQRNLESIRLIAELLARAKSARQQQQEKERAEREEQERQEKARQEEERARRQHLEACRRKQQEELLKVELEKERALDLQRREKELRQKLLSNMLKKSSEKPEIAPDTQEQVNAGGREAAPEHARDKVTLVALGQVNGMKAAEGKQKSISKPSEISGKVRETNEKKGGDGLKKIKEEKRKEVSSRHSEERDRSSRSRGNRRHSGSRRRRRSGSHRRTSSRHRRSDSTHRNRRRSRCHWSRSTSSSRDRSRSSGGRSYSRGRSRRHSRRRYSRGNSRSSSRNGSRHNRGYRRRSYSRDRSHSRR; encoded by the exons ATGCAGTTTGGTACAATGACCACCATCGTTCATGACACCACAGAGGCGGTGTGCCTCTCTGCTGAGTATAACATGTACTTGAAGCCCATTGCCAAAATGACGGTCAGTGTGACGCTCCCACAACTCAAGTTGCCGGGAAAGAGCATTTCCAACTGGGAGGTAATGGAGAGGGTCAAGGCCATGGTGGTACCTGATCAGTTTTCAGCCCTGCGGGTCTCTAAGAGCACCATGGACTTCATTCGTTTTGAGGGAGAAGTTGAGAACAAAATGGTTGTGAAGAGTCTGTTGAGCCGTCTGGATGGGAAGACCATCAAGCTCAGTGGGTTTACTGACGTATTGAAG GTTCGTGCAGTGGAGAACAAAATGGATTTCCCGACTAGGCACGATTGGGACTCTTTTTTTCGAGATGCCAAAGACATGAATGAGACTCTACCAGGCGAGCGGCCAGACACCATTCACCTGGAAGGGCTCCCTTGTCGCTGGTTTAGCCAGAAACAAAGCAGCTTCCCTGACCGTCCGTCGGAGGAGGTTCTCATTGCAGTCTTCCAGGCGTTTGGCCAG gTGCGAAATGTGGACATCCCGATGCTGGATCCATACAGGGAGGAGATGCTAGACAAGAACTTCAACACTTTTAGTTTTGGGGGCCACCTAAATTTTGAGGCTTATGTCCAGTATCGCGAGTATTGCGGCTTCACCAAGGCCATGGACACGCTGCGTGGCATGAAGCTAATGCTGAAAGGAGATGATGGAAAGGCAGTTGCATGCAACATAAAG GTGACGTTTGACACCACCAAGCATCTCGGTGAGTCAGCTGTGAAGAAACGAAACCTGGAGAGGCTCAAGCTGCAGGAGTTGGAGAAGCAACGAGAGGAGCAGAAGAGGcgggagaaggaagaggaggagcgaCGTAAAGAGCAGGAGCG GAAACAGAAAGAGCAAGAAGAGGAGGAGCGTGAgaggaagaaggaggagaagcaGCGGAAGCGTGAGCAGAAGCTGcaggagagagaggagaggaggaacATGAAGAGGGTGAGgaagcagcaggaggaggagcagaagaagcTCCAGATGAAGATCGCCATGGAGGAAAGGAGGCTTCTTCTGGCTCAACGAAACCTGGAATCCATCCGGCTGATTGCTGAGCTGCTGGCCCGGGCAAAG TCCGCCAGGCAGCAACAGCAGGAGAAGGAGCGCGCCGAGCGCGAGGAGCAGGAAAGGCAGGAGAAAGCTCGACAGGAGGAGGAACGCGCCCGACGCCAACATCTGGAGGCCTGCCGGCGCAAGCAGCAGGAAGAGCTCCTCAAGGTTGAGCTGGAGAAGGAACGAGCCCTCGACCTTCAACGCAGGGAGAAGGAGCTGAGACAGAAACTGCTGTCCAACATGTTGAAGAAGAGCAGCGAGAAACCCGAAATAGCTCCTGACACCCAGGAGCAGGTCAATGctggagggagggaggcggcCCCGGAACATGCAAGGGACAAAGTGACCTTGGTGGCCCTAGGCCAGGTGAACGGCATGAAGGCAGCAGAGGGCAAACAAAAATCGATATCCAAACCTTCTGAAATTTCAGggaaagtgagagagacaaaTGAGAAGAAAGGAGGTGATGGTCTGAAGAAGATTaaggaggagaaaaggaaaGAGGTGAGTAGCAGGCACAGCGAGGAACGTGACAGGAGCTCCAGGAGCCGGGGGAACAGGCGCCACTCTGGCAGCAGGAGAAGACGAAGGAGCGGTAGCCATCGTAGGACCTCAAGCCGTCACAGGAGGAGCGACAGTACGCACCGCAACAGGAGGCGCAGCCGCTGCCACTGGAGTAGAAGCACAAGCTCCAGCCGCGACAGAAGCAGGAGCAGTGGCGGGAGGAGCTACAGCAGGGGAAGGAGCCGCAGGCACAGTCGCCGTAGATACAGCAGAGGCAATTCcaggagcagcagcaggaaCGGGAGTCGCCACAATCGAGGATACAGGAGGCGCAGCTACAGTAGAGACAGGAGTCACTCCAGAAGATGA
- the sowahca gene encoding ankyrin repeat domain-containing protein SOWAHC — protein sequence MMTMMESPWSVQAVQEFLIERGGRVQQMELIDHFMATGGGGSDASKDKEALRCVVDTLGVVELESGVKYVRLNENRDSRENVTECNGNVHRTPNSNLFSINEQQTGASCTMDGVNQSDSHDPHEAPSPTDKLATTPANVEGATEVKLRERRRRESAPVIAVPDLDHPAGSQSQQVRGARRVSKGSQRALLSSCLSEDSTIEGLDQTLDVNTPKGSRRNFIELMMNCSPQVRRSLISRGPRLRDSMRSDGDSVSLLSSSATDEDCASVTLDPMEHEWMLCASEGLWESLQPLLAVEAGLVAKRDFITGFTCLHWAAKQGKAELLSQLMMFAKDNAVPVNVNVRSSAGYTPLHLAAMHGHIQVMRVLLSDWEADPEVRDYSGRRAIQYLPAPLPADLQDQCAVTSPRAKSKSPNVIGDGARGWRFPKVLHGNLNPLRLLSSPAGDSEEALGNERTKGGMLRKSSLSKLNARLHRGRHRAQIIHSASFRDTGEVGRGDELPSGTPQRTRPLSNLFG from the exons ATGATGACAATGATGGAGTCCCCGTGGTCGGTACAAGCCGTCCAGGAGTTCCTTATAGAGCGAGGAGGGAGGGTCCAACAGATGGAGCTGATTGATCACTTCATGGCGACCGGGGGTGGTGGAAGTGACGCGTCGAAGGACAAGGAGGCTCTGAGATGCGTCGTGGACACACTGGGTGTCGTGGAACTGGAAAGTGGCGTGAAATACGTACGTTTGAATGAGAACAGAGACAGCCGCGAGAACGTAACCGAGTGCAACGGGAACGTGCACCGAACACCAAACAGCAACCTATTCAGCATCAACGAACAGCAAACAG GAGCTTCTTGCACTATGGACGGTGTTAATCAGTCCGACAGCCACGACCCACATGAAGCCCCCTCCCCGACCGACAAGCTCGCCACTACCCCCGCTAACGTCGAAGGCGCCACAGAGGTGAAGCTGAGGGAGAGAAGGCGTCGTGAGTCGGCCCCGGTGATTGCGGTGCCAGATCTGGACCATCCCGCCGGCTCCCAAAGCCAGCAGGTTCGAGGGGCCCGCAGGGTGTCAAAAGGGTCCCAACGGGCCTTGCTGTCCAGCTGCCTGTCTGAAGACAGCACCATAGAAGGCCTGGACCAAACACTTGATGTCAACACGCCAAAAGGGAGCCGCAGGAACTTCATTGAGCTGATGATGAATTGTTCTCCTCAG GTTCGGCGGTCTCTCATCAGTCGAGGTCCGCGCCTTCGAGACTCGATGAGGAGCGACGGCGACTCGGTgtctctcctctcctcctcggCCACCGACGAGGACTGCGCCTCAGTGACGCTGGACCCGATGGAGCACGAGTGGATGCTGTGCGCCTCGGAGGGCCTGTGGGAGAGCCTGCAGCCCCTTTTGGCTGTGGAGGCCGGCCTGGTGGCCAAGAGAGACTTTATCACCGGCTTCACTTGCCTCCACTGGGCAGCCAAGCAGGGCAAGGCCGAGCTGCTCTCCCAGCTGATGATGTTTGCTAAGGACAACGCTGTGCCCGTGAACGTCAATGTGAGGTCCAGCGCTGGATACACACCTCTCCACCTGGCAGCCATGCATGGACACATTCAG GTGATGCGCGTGCTGCTGTCTGATTGGGAAGCGGACCCTGAGGTGAGGGATTACAGCGGTAGACGAGCCATTCAGTACCTGCCCGCACCGCTGCCTGCAGACCTGCAGGACCAATGCGCGGTCACCTCTCCGAGAGCCAAGTCCAAATCCCCGAACGTCATCGGCGATGGGGCACGTGGCTGGAGGTTTCCTAAAGTACTCCATGGAAATCTAAACCCGCTGCGTCTCCTTAGCTCGCCAGCCGGTGACTCAGAGGAGGCGCTCGGAAATGAGAGGACCAAGGGTGGCATGCTTAGGAAGTCGTCTCTGAGTAAGCTGAACGCCCGGCTGCATCGGGGGCGACATAGGGCACAGATTATACATAGCGCCTCCTTCAGGGACACGGGAGAAGTAGGGAGAGGCGATGAGCTGCCCAGCGGCACCCCGCAGCGAACACGGCCGCTCTCCAACCTGTTTGGATGA
- the septin10 gene encoding septin 10: protein MASSDVARQPDKGVRPLSLAGHVGFDSLPDQLVNKSTDQGFCFNILCIGETGIGKSTLMDTLFNTNFENFESSHFEPEVKLRAQTYDLQESNVRLRLTVVNTVGFGDQMNKQESYQPVVDYIDRQFESYLQEELKIKRSLFNYHDSRVHACLYFISPSGHSLKSLDLVTMKKLDSKVNIIPVIAKADTISKSELHKFKIKIMSELVSNGVQIYQFPLDDETVSKVNTAMNGHLPFAVVGSAEEVAVGNKMVKARQYPWGVVQVENESHCDFVKLREMLICVNMEDLREQTHTRHYELYRRCKLEEMGFKDTDPECKPVSLQQTYESKRHEFLVELQRREDEMRQMFVQRVKEKEAELKDAERELQSRFEQLKRLHAEEKSALEEKRRLLEEDQSSFGKRRAAAQLLQAQSLTANGKKDKDRKNSGFM, encoded by the exons ATGGCTTCTTCCGATGTTGCTCGGCAACCG GATAAGGGAGTCCGGCCTCTCTCCCTGGCAGGCCACGTGGGCTTTGACAGCCTTCCAGACCAGTTGGTAAACAAATCTACCGATCAGGGGTTTTGCTTCAACATCCTCTGCATTG GTGAAACTGGTATCGGCAAGTCCACCCTGATGGACACTCTGTTCAACaccaactttgaaaactttgaaTCGTCCCACTTTGAGCCTGAGGTGAAGCTGCGGGCTCAAACCTATGACCTGCAGGAGAGCAACGTGCGACTACGCCTCACCGTGGTCAACACAGTGGGATTCGGAGACCAAATGAACAAACAGGAGAG CTATCAGCCGGTGGTGGACTACATTGACAGGCAGTTCGAGAGTTATCTACAGGAAGAGCTCAAAATTAAGCGCTCCCTTTTCAACTACCACGACTCCAGGGTACACGCCTGTCTCTATTTCATCTCCCCCTCAGGCCACTCCCTCAAGTCCCTAGACCTGGTCACCATGAAGAAACTGGACAGCAAG GTGAACATCATCCCCGTCATTGCCAAAGCAgacacaatcagtaagagtGAACTGCACAAGTTCAAGATTAAGATCATGAGCGAACTGGTGAGCAACGGTGTCCAGATCTACCAGTTCCCCCTGGACGACGAGACCGTCTCCAAGGTCAACACGGCCATGAAC GGCCACCTGCCGTTTGCTGTGGTGGGCAGTGCAGAAGAAGTGGCCGTGGGTAACAAGATGGTGAAGGCTCGTCAGTATCCCTGGGGCGTCGTCCAAG TGGAAAACGAGAGCCACTGCGACTTCGTGAAGCTGAGGGAGATGCTGATCTGCGTCAACATGGAGGACTTAAGGGAGCAGACGCACACTCGCCACTACGAGTTGTACAGACGTTGCAAGTTAGAGGAGATGGGCTTCAAGGACACGGACCCCGAGTGCAAGCCTGTCAG TCTGCAGCAGACCTATGAATCCAAACGTCACGAGTTTCTGGTGGAGCTGCAGAGGAGAGAAGATGAGATGCGGCAAATGTTTGTGCAGAGGGTCAAGGAGAAGGAGGCGGAACTAAAGGATGCAGAGCGAGAG ttgCAGAGCCGCTTTGAGCAGCTGAAGCGCCTCCACGCTGAGGAGAAGTCGGCTCTGGAGGAGAAGAGGCGACTCCTGGAGGAAGACCAGAGCTCCTTCGGCAAAAGACGGGCTGCCGCTCAGCTGCTGCAGGCCCAAAGCCTCACCGCCAACGGCAAGAAGGACAAAGACCGCAAGAA TTCTGGCTTCATGTGA